A single genomic interval of Mucilaginibacter boryungensis harbors:
- a CDS encoding type I restriction enzyme HsdR N-terminal domain-containing protein, producing the protein MSLLQPLNLPPYPFKITEHEGQYSLFDELRKRTIIITPEEWVRQHFVQYLIRQKNYPKTLIGLEGGMKLHGTARRTDILVRNNQGQKVLLVECKAPSVAITQGVFDQVARYNMVHKVPLLAVTNGLQHYYCRIDFVNTRYDFLEELPEYATV; encoded by the coding sequence ATGTCATTGCTGCAGCCGCTTAACTTACCACCATATCCCTTCAAAATTACCGAGCACGAGGGCCAATACAGCCTGTTCGACGAATTGCGCAAGCGCACTATTATTATTACACCTGAAGAATGGGTACGCCAGCATTTTGTACAATATCTTATCAGGCAAAAAAACTATCCTAAAACACTAATAGGTTTGGAAGGGGGCATGAAATTGCATGGCACAGCCCGCCGCACCGATATATTAGTGCGCAATAACCAGGGCCAAAAGGTGTTGCTTGTTGAATGTAAAGCGCCATCGGTTGCCATAACCCAGGGCGTGTTCGACCAGGTAGCACGTTATAATATGGTGCATAAAGTGCCTTTGCTGGCCGTAACCAATGGTTTGCAACATTATTATTGCCGCATAGATTTTGTGAATACCCGGTACGACTTTTTAGAAGAATTACCCGAGTATGCCACGGTATAA
- the holA gene encoding DNA polymerase III subunit delta, producing MTAPEILKDLKSRKYKPLYLLHGDEPYFIDQVSNYIEHELLPEAEKGFNQTVFYGKDADIMTVLNAAKRYPMMADYQVVLVKEAQDMKWGREDDDKKSINPVLSYLENPLPTTILVFCYKYGKFDKRKKTYKAIEKNGLVFESASLYDSKIPAWIEGYVAEKQYKLSGQASAMLAEYLGNDLSKIANELDKLMLNINKGEEITLKSIQDNIGISKEYNVFELQTALARRDAFKVNQIINYFEANPKSNPIVLVLGNLSSYFTKVLTYHYLKDKSQAARELGVNPYFIKDYEQAARTFNYAKTMDIISALREYDLKSKGVDSTAPHGELMKELMFRILH from the coding sequence ATGACCGCGCCCGAGATTTTAAAAGACCTGAAAAGCCGCAAATACAAGCCCTTGTACCTGCTACATGGCGACGAACCTTATTTTATTGACCAGGTAAGCAATTATATTGAGCACGAATTACTGCCCGAAGCCGAAAAGGGGTTCAACCAAACTGTGTTTTACGGTAAGGATGCCGATATTATGACCGTGCTGAACGCCGCCAAACGCTATCCTATGATGGCTGATTACCAGGTGGTATTGGTAAAAGAAGCACAGGATATGAAATGGGGTCGCGAGGATGACGACAAGAAGTCTATCAACCCGGTACTGAGTTACCTGGAGAATCCCCTGCCTACCACCATATTGGTTTTTTGCTACAAATACGGCAAGTTTGATAAGCGTAAAAAAACATACAAAGCAATAGAAAAAAACGGGCTGGTTTTTGAATCGGCCAGTTTATATGATAGTAAGATACCTGCCTGGATAGAAGGCTACGTAGCCGAAAAGCAATATAAACTAAGCGGACAAGCATCGGCTATGCTGGCTGAGTATTTGGGTAACGACTTATCTAAAATTGCTAATGAGCTGGATAAGCTGATGCTGAATATTAATAAAGGCGAAGAAATCACCCTAAAAAGTATCCAGGATAATATCGGCATCAGTAAAGAGTACAACGTGTTCGAACTGCAAACCGCTTTGGCCCGGCGCGATGCTTTTAAAGTGAACCAGATCATCAACTATTTTGAGGCTAACCCAAAATCGAACCCTATAGTGCTGGTGCTGGGTAACCTGAGCAGCTACTTCACCAAGGTGCTTACCTACCATTATTTAAAAGATAAATCGCAGGCCGCGCGCGAATTAGGTGTGAACCCTTATTTTATTAAGGATTACGAACAAGCCGCGCGCACCTTTAACTACGCCAAAACTATGGATATCATCAGCGCCCTGCGCGAGTATGACCTGAAAAGCAAAGGGGTAGATTCCACCGCGCCCCACGGCGAGTTAATGAAGGAGCTGATGTTCAGGATACTGCATTGA
- a CDS encoding gliding motility-associated C-terminal domain-containing protein produces the protein MCFKRSVIFFVLLLVACCAFAQCPENIGFELGTLKNWVCYTGIIPDQTGSTPIEWSAPVPPVPGRHQIIKNSSPQILDPYGGFPINAPNSSQYSVQLGNVDHSSSHGDKQAYAEKMTYDFRVPSDDYTLIYYYAVVFQNPPDHDQYQQPQFIANVHNLDNPGDDGGQCGSFSFTASAGLQGFKNSTTDKTVYYKPWSPITIKISGKKNKRFQLEFITRDCSKGGHFGYAYIDFNESNCESPITGNQYCAGQNTVTLTAPAGFETYTWTDASGATVSQTPTLKLSQPLPPDGTQYNLHIIPYTGLGCENAFTTTIQKNNESFNLQVVQNMAGCKADGIDLTQASVTAGSTPGMKYEYYTDPDGQNFISDPKRIVETGDYYIRGTNTFGCTDIAKIHLDLYDGATVTVTPPQPVCEPATIDLTKLVTTNEAGVSYSYYSDALLQKQLTTAQAAAINKTGTYYVKVVGFKVPCVTIKSVDLVISKLPVLSNTPIAYKSCPPLNLNKAIATLGDNGSVTYKFYMDAAGTVPVTNPANIIVSGNYYYKAINEYGCESINKPLIKATVVDPPVFTVTDPAAVVFPQTIDLTDTHPTLADAAFTYWKDAAATKPLDNYQAVGQSGTYYIKAINSTGCVVINPVHVLINAPPEANLVAANTFTPNGDGVNDEFRPTTEGVITLNYIKIFNRYGKEIFETKQLYNRWNGTIDGKPEPAGTYYWVFSAYDIYRKKVVTKSGSVTIIR, from the coding sequence ATGTGTTTTAAACGATCTGTTATTTTTTTTGTATTACTATTGGTTGCCTGCTGTGCATTTGCGCAGTGCCCTGAAAATATTGGCTTTGAATTAGGGACGCTAAAAAACTGGGTATGTTATACAGGTATCATTCCCGACCAAACGGGCAGCACACCAATAGAATGGTCGGCGCCTGTTCCTCCCGTACCCGGAAGGCATCAAATTATTAAAAACTCTTCGCCTCAGATATTAGACCCATACGGAGGTTTCCCTATCAATGCACCCAATAGCAGCCAATATTCCGTCCAGTTAGGAAATGTAGATCATAGTTCAAGTCATGGCGATAAACAGGCATATGCCGAAAAAATGACCTATGATTTTAGGGTGCCCAGTGATGATTATACGCTGATATATTATTACGCGGTGGTATTTCAAAACCCACCGGATCACGATCAATATCAGCAGCCTCAATTTATTGCTAACGTGCATAACCTGGATAACCCGGGAGATGATGGTGGACAATGCGGGTCATTCTCATTTACAGCATCAGCGGGATTACAGGGTTTTAAAAACTCCACTACCGATAAAACAGTCTATTACAAGCCCTGGTCGCCTATTACCATTAAAATCTCCGGCAAAAAAAACAAGCGATTTCAATTAGAGTTTATCACGCGCGATTGCTCTAAAGGAGGCCATTTCGGGTATGCTTATATCGATTTTAACGAATCGAACTGCGAATCGCCTATTACAGGTAACCAATATTGCGCGGGGCAAAATACGGTTACCTTAACAGCGCCGGCAGGTTTTGAAACCTATACATGGACGGATGCATCCGGTGCCACTGTTAGCCAGACACCAACCTTAAAACTATCGCAGCCGCTGCCGCCCGACGGCACCCAGTATAATTTGCATATTATACCCTATACCGGTTTGGGTTGCGAAAATGCGTTTACTACTACTATACAAAAAAATAACGAAAGTTTTAATTTACAGGTGGTTCAAAACATGGCAGGTTGCAAAGCCGATGGAATAGACCTTACCCAGGCTTCGGTAACTGCAGGCAGTACACCGGGGATGAAGTACGAATACTACACCGATCCTGATGGGCAAAATTTTATTTCAGATCCTAAAAGGATTGTAGAAACCGGCGATTATTATATCCGTGGTACAAACACCTTTGGCTGTACCGATATTGCTAAAATACATTTAGACCTGTACGATGGGGCAACGGTAACAGTTACGCCACCGCAACCTGTTTGTGAGCCGGCCACAATAGATTTAACCAAGCTGGTAACTACCAATGAAGCTGGCGTTAGTTACAGTTATTACAGCGATGCTTTGTTGCAAAAACAACTAACCACCGCGCAGGCCGCGGCTATTAATAAAACCGGTACTTATTACGTTAAAGTGGTAGGTTTCAAGGTGCCTTGTGTTACTATCAAATCGGTCGATCTGGTAATTAGTAAGTTGCCGGTGCTTTCTAATACACCCATAGCCTATAAAAGTTGCCCCCCGCTTAATTTGAATAAAGCTATAGCTACCCTCGGCGATAATGGCAGTGTTACTTATAAATTTTATATGGATGCCGCAGGCACCGTTCCGGTAACCAACCCGGCTAATATTATAGTAAGCGGTAATTACTATTACAAGGCCATTAACGAATATGGCTGCGAAAGTATCAACAAACCGCTCATAAAAGCAACGGTTGTAGACCCACCTGTATTTACCGTTACCGACCCCGCTGCCGTAGTGTTCCCGCAAACTATTGATCTGACAGATACACACCCTACGCTTGCCGATGCGGCGTTTACTTATTGGAAAGATGCCGCTGCCACCAAGCCGCTGGATAATTACCAGGCTGTGGGCCAAAGCGGCACTTATTATATTAAAGCCATCAATTCAACGGGGTGTGTAGTAATTAATCCGGTACATGTGCTGATAAATGCTCCACCAGAGGCAAACCTGGTTGCAGCCAATACTTTCACGCCTAATGGCGATGGTGTGAACGACGAATTCCGGCCCACTACGGAAGGGGTGATCACCCTGAACTATATTAAGATATTTAACCGCTACGGTAAGGAGATATTTGAGACGAAACAGCTATACAACCGGTGGAACGGAACCATTGACGGTAAACCCGAACCTGCAGGGACATATTATTGGGTTTTCAGCGCTTATGATATCTATCGCAAAAAGGTAGTAACTAAATCGGGCAGTGTGACGATCATCAGGTAG
- a CDS encoding TMEM175 family protein gives MKKDRLEAFSDGVIAIIITIMVLELKLPQGHDIHALLPLLPVFLSYVLSFIYIGIYWNNHHHMIYAVNTINGRVLWANLNLLFWLSLVPFVTGWMGESHFSMWPIFAYGCVLIMNAIAYTVLARLLVKQAGHDSSLALAMGKDWKGKLSIVIYATAIIVSVYCPWISLGLYWVVAVIWFIPDPRIEKKVADKAH, from the coding sequence ATGAAAAAAGACCGCCTGGAAGCCTTTAGCGATGGAGTGATAGCCATTATCATTACCATTATGGTACTTGAGCTTAAACTGCCACAGGGACACGATATTCATGCTTTGTTACCTTTACTGCCCGTGTTTCTGAGCTATGTGCTCAGTTTTATTTATATAGGCATTTACTGGAATAACCACCACCACATGATATATGCCGTTAACACCATTAACGGCAGGGTACTTTGGGCCAATCTTAATTTATTGTTTTGGCTGTCGCTGGTGCCCTTTGTTACCGGATGGATGGGCGAAAGCCATTTTAGCATGTGGCCTATTTTCGCTTACGGCTGTGTGCTGATCATGAACGCGATAGCTTACACCGTACTGGCCCGCCTGCTGGTAAAGCAGGCTGGCCACGATTCGTCGCTGGCATTGGCCATGGGTAAGGATTGGAAAGGTAAATTATCTATTGTTATTTATGCTACAGCTATCATCGTATCAGTATATTGCCCATGGATAAGTTTGGGCTTGTATTGGGTAGTGGCCGTTATATGGTTTATCCCCGACCCAAGGATAGAGAAAAAGGTGGCAGACAAAGCACATTAA
- a CDS encoding tetratricopeptide repeat protein, whose amino-acid sequence MRLSVILSYIVLTTASPVLAQNAYVNLGRQALMDGDFKTATKHLEKACVVDSTNSNALWMLGYSYFHNESYKKAIATYSKVISLKPADCMAYYYRALAQCRMAKDAQTGNADKEKWLLGSIVDYTKAIDIEASDKIYQNRAIAYREYGVFKLQSNKANDRNRGINSLKASIADLEKVLNNDASRADIQSLLDISKEKLAGALGHR is encoded by the coding sequence ATGAGATTATCGGTCATACTTTCATATATTGTCCTTACAACGGCCAGTCCGGTACTGGCACAAAACGCATATGTCAATTTGGGCCGGCAGGCTTTAATGGACGGCGATTTTAAAACGGCTACAAAGCACCTGGAAAAAGCATGCGTGGTTGATTCCACCAACTCGAACGCTTTGTGGATGCTGGGCTATTCCTATTTCCATAACGAAAGCTATAAAAAAGCCATTGCTACCTATAGCAAAGTAATTAGCCTGAAACCAGCCGATTGCATGGCTTACTACTACCGGGCGCTTGCACAATGCCGCATGGCTAAGGATGCGCAAACCGGCAATGCCGATAAAGAAAAATGGCTGCTGGGATCGATAGTAGACTATACCAAGGCTATTGATATTGAAGCATCAGATAAAATATACCAGAACAGGGCTATAGCCTACCGCGAATACGGTGTTTTTAAATTGCAGAGCAACAAAGCCAACGACAGGAACCGCGGTATCAATTCATTAAAAGCATCAATTGCCGACCTGGAAAAAGTGTTAAATAATGATGCTTCACGTGCTGATATCCAATCCCTGCTGGATATTTCAAAAGAAAAACTGGCCGGCGCTTTAGGCCATCGCTAA